The Coccinella septempunctata chromosome X, icCocSept1.1, whole genome shotgun sequence nucleotide sequence AATGAAACAAGAGTAACATTCGGTGATAGCATAGAAAGAACGACGTCTGAAAAGCAATTCATATTCAAAAAACCCACTGACAGAAGttataaaacttcaaaatataaaaCAGATATTGAAGAAAATGAGACAAGAGTAACTTTTTGTGAAGAGAGGGATAAGACTACACAACAAGAAAACACCACAGGAACTAATGACCAATATTCACATGATTATAACGACAGAGCTGACGATCAACATCCTGGCttacaaattattttcaccaaGGGTCCAAATATGAAATCATTAGGTTTTTCGATAGTTGGCGGTAAAGACTGTGTTAGAGGACCAATGGGAATTTTTGTGAAGACTATTTTTGAAAATGGCCAGGCTGCTGAGAGCGGAAAATTATTTCCaggtaaaaaaattattgtttgccgtacattttttaaatttttttcttctcttacAGGTGATAAAATTTTATCAGTAAATGGTCATTCCTTTCAAAATATGACGCATCTTGAGGCCGTgcaattcttcaaaaatataaagaaaGGAAGTGTGCTCATAAAAATTCATCGACGTCAAAAAATCACTACTTCCTTATTGTAAATCGGTTCAATTTATCAAGTTATataattcaaatatatataCTATTATTTGTTCGAAACAGTatttttcattctgaaaataaaacgaGTTCTACGATTGAATCCCATGTACCCTATCAATTATTCCGTTTGAAATGCTCAAATGAATGAATGTGAACATACTGGTATAAACGAAACTAAGTTTGGAAGTATGATCGAGGCATTGTTTATACAATGCCTCGATCATACTTATGGATGTCCTTATGGACAGCAATCCTTATACAATGATCGATATATCATCATGATCCTCCCAGCAGTTGAACCAAGGTGTGATATCCTTGAATTCAGCCAAAGATTAGACAACTCACAATACTTTGTAATGCATCAATCGACTCGTTTTGAAGGATTGAAATTGGGGAATGAAACATGTCTCCGGAACTTGAATTTGCGGCGTCGTTTAGCGTGCGCATATCTATCAATTAGCTTTATTTGAAAAGAATTCATTAATTATTCATACTCGTACTTGAAACAAAAAGCTTGTGTCGATTGAAACCGACTTTTCTCGACCTCTACTCCCACGTAGTTGGTAGTGCTGATAGAAATTGTCAAAGTATATGTTGTCTATGTCAAAGTCTGGTAACCGTCAAAACTGGAGCGCCATGTTTTCGTTGTCGGAGTTTTATTTtcgcaaaatatttgaaaacatcGAAAGTAACTGCACcaaaaactgaaatctccatgaTTTGAAAGTAGACTCGTAACGAATTTGTTGTAAATATTCTTTCATATTCACCTCTTAGAAATTAAGGTTAAGTGCTAATTAAGAGTTAATTTAAAACTCACCAGACTGAACATAAACACATTAAGAAGTATGTGTGATTAAGTTCTGCATTGAACATTACTTCAGGTTGCGTATTCGAAATATGTGAAAAAGTTGAAAGCgtaatcaagagaaaaaatggcTGGTTCATTTGATCCAGAAGATAAATCAAGGTGAGTTTTTCCTTCCAGTTGGAATGACTAACAAAGATAACATTAATTAAGAGATGTcatagtttgttttcattttagTTGGTATTTTGGCCACATGTCTCGCCAAGAAGCTAATGATTTGCTTGAGGCTGAAAGAGAAGGTGGAGTCTTTTTGGTTCGTGATAGTTCTACATGCATTGGAGACTTTGTACTGTGTGTCAAGTAAGATATAATTCGAAGCTTAAGTGAtaaaataatgcattatgtatttCTTTCACAGGGAAGATAGTCGTGTTAGCCATTACATCATAAATAAACTGCAACATGATGATAGAATTACTTATAGAATTGGAGATCAAGACTTTCCTAATTTGCCTGAGTTACTTGCTTTTTACAAATTGCATTACTTAGATACCACACCATTGATTAGAACTGCTTCGAGAAGAGTTGAGAAAGTTATAGCTAAATATGATTTTATTGGTCAGGTATGGATCTGCTTTATTTTATCATTTGATGgttatcattttttttgtaaCGAATTTATATTTATAGGATCCTGATGATCTTAATTTTAAGAAGGGAGATATATTAACTATTGTGTCTAAGGATGAGGACCAATGGTGGACTGCAATAAACAGCAGAGGTCTTAAAGGATCCATTCCTGTaccttatgttgaaaaagtataCTCATCTGATAACTAGTTGTAATAGGGGGctgaagtgttttttttttctagtatGTGGAGACGCAGCCGTCTAATGATATGGCAAGGCCTAATTCTGGGGAGACTTCTACACAACTGCAGGCTGAGGCTGCAATGAAGAAAAATCAGATTCAGGTAGGAATATTGAACTTTCCATTAgtgatttttcattgaaaataactaATATAAAATTTCTTCTACAGAGGCAATTGCCAGCTAAGGCGAGAGTGAAACAAGGAAGAGTACCCAATGCCTATGATCAAACTCAATTGAAGCTAGAAGTTGGGGACATAATAACTGTTACCCATACAAATATAAATGGCCAATGGCAAGGAGAACTTAACGGCAAAACTGGATTTTTCCCGTTTactcatgttgaatttttagatAGCGATAATGAAAGTTAATAAATTTAACTTTTGGTTCGCTGAAAGTGTATAGGTGCTCTATGTATATTTATTACTAACTAATAATAGTTAACTGATTCTATTTAATGTAATAACTATGGGCTTATTTTATTATGTATGATCAATTacaaattttgtgctgaaagtTGTATTTTCCATTATTATACATATCAATATTTAGTTAATTGCAGTGTTTTATTTTTACTCAAAAAGTAATTCAAATTTTGATGACTAGAGAGATCAAAACGCTACTAATTAATAAATTAGTGTAAGGAGTACTATCATTTACAAAACCTTGAATTTGTACTCGCAGGTCAATAAAGAGAAATCGTTTTTTAagaggaaagaaaaattacCATTAGATTAGAGGTGGCCGATAGAAATCCATAGCTAAATCTAAGCAAGTAGTTTAAATTATATATGGAATAGAATCTCTTCAAGTAACTCTTTGACAAAGtccaaattttattatttaggACGACGCACAATGACAGACAGTAAAGAGTATGTACTCTTTGGTACCAAAAATGAAGTTTCAATGTGTTCAATTACTCTATGGTTGATGGTGCTATTCGCATTGTATGCGTGATGCGTCTTCGAAACAATTTATGAAAATGTAAACTAAAACTCGATTTGAAAATGGGCAGATCAAAATTTCCTGGAAAACCCTCAAAGCACGTGAACAGAAAAAGGGTTAATGTTCTTCCTCCAAATGGGGAAGCAACTAGCATCGACGATTCGGTGACAGTTGCAGAGGATAAACAGGTAAACAATCGTTTGTTTATTCTGCCTGGTACGAATTTTTGTTCTAGATTCTagatttcaatgttttttaggTTTCTACGACCAGCGAACCAGCCACCCCAACGGTAGATACCattgttcaaaatatttcactgaAGAGGCGTTTGACAAGAAACCTACAGAATTCGAACTTGAGAAATAAAACTGTTAAGAGGAACCTGATTTCAAGAATGTGCAGTAAAAACGTAATAAAAGGAAACATTTCTAATAAAAGGAGTAGAACAAAAAATGGAAAAGGTTTAGCTCGAAAGTGTTACAGTACTCTCAAAAGTGTTACTCGTTGCAATCAAAGGGAAACAGGAAACTTAGGAAAATTCATTTTACCAAGTAGAAGTGTACACTCATCCAGAGTTATTAAACCAAATAAACGTTTCCTAGATTTGAATGAGTCTCTCACtcgcaaacaaaaaattcataaaagacATTGTAGTGATAAAAAACAAGATGATAGTGAAGAAGGAACAAGCAATGACAGCTGTACAAAGAGTAATAGCAAAGAGGCATCTCCATCTAATAATTGTTCCAATAGGAGGATTGTTTTGAGACAAGCAAGATTACAATTTCAGTCTCATTCGTATCCATCAAACTCTCAAGGACCCTTTTCAAGTACATCCAACAATGGGTCAGGGCCTGGAACTGTTACGTGTGGTGTATGTGGTGCAGTGagattttatcgtttcataaaGCAAGCAAGGAAATTCAATATTTACAGCTGTGAATCTTGTAGAAagtttatttcaaaaatgatcAAACGCCAATCATACAGCAAAGGTTCAACCTTAGTATGCCATAAAGGTCAAGGAACGTGTCATGTGCCCCCTATTGTTAGAAGTCAGCATTGGAAACTGATTAAATGTGCCTATAGGGCTCGATGCCCAGCGTGCTGGTTAAAAATGTGCCTTCGTTCATTCCAAATGCCTGTGAATTTGAGAAATAATCTATCACAACTCTTGCCACCTTTCATGCAAACACCTGACTCAATGTTTGGCAACAACTCATTATTTTGGTCATCTAGTATTAGGTCTGTCGATGTAAATTTAAGCAAAGCAGCCACACCTGTATCGGAAGAAAAATCTTCTGTGTCAAGGCCTCTAAGAAGCAATAACAGTATTACCGTATCTCCTAACAATCCTCCTGCAAGTACAGAAATCAAGAGACAAAAAGTTGATTTGAAAGGACCCAGAGTGAAACATGTTTGTAGGAGTGCATCTATTGTTCTTGGACAACCTGTCGCTACCTTTTCTGAAACGGATAGGAGCAAACCTGAGAAAACTGAAGTTGTTAAGGAGAACGCAGGGATGGAAGAAAAAGTTATTATTGAACCCAACATAGTATCTGAGAAAAGTATCAGTTGGAAAGAACCTAAAACAGATTTGATTTCCAGTGAATCTGAGTCGATAGATAGCGATAAGTTTAGATTCTCTTCTGTGAATGACGTTTCAATTTCAGCATCAAGAAAGGATAGAAGCCATAGGATAACATCACAATTCTTAGCAGAGGTTAGTGTTATTCAgcatttatacaaaaaaaattttataacagCTATGCgttatggaaaaaaatataattggagAAGGCTGCATTGTGACCATCGGTATCTGTCAGTAATTGATGATACTAATGGTGGGTTTGTGCAGCCTTCTCAAAAACTAAGATCAAAATTGGTCTTCTCCGCATATGGCGACTCAATTTGTCGAAATATTAAAAATTGTAGTGTTGATGTAAGTTAATTAGAATTTAATACTATCTGTATTGAATCAACAAAAGTATTGTGGATTCATTGCAGATATTATTACATTCAAATTAACTTGCATCCTTCAATAATGCTCAGAAGATTCATTgtgcaaatattttattttcagaataaatGCAACGATAAAAACAGAGTTTCCAATCAAACTCACCACTCCATATCCATAGATTTTTGGGAGAATTATGATCCTGACGATGTTAGCCAGAAtggattttcattgatttcttgTGAAAAATTTCCTATGCCAtccatttgttttttgtgtggGAGTGCCGGTTTGGAGGCTCTCCTCCATTGTTCAGCTTGCTGCGAACCCTATCACCCTTTTTGTCTAGAACAGGCACCCCCGTTAGATAGTTACAATATAAAACAGTCCATGTGGCTTTGTCCAAGGTGTACTGTCTGTTCTTCATGTAACCAGAGTGACCGGACCAAGGTCAACTGTCAGAAATGCTACAAGGCTTATCATTTGGAATGTTTGAATTATGGATTTAACACCAAGTGGTCTACAGAAGAGAGACTAACGGTtagtataataaaaaattatttaacaatTTTACTTATCTTACTATGTCATCTTGTTGCTACAAGAttgaaacaaaacaactgcctcccaaaataaatttcaatcgatatcataaAAATTGGTTTTCCAGGTATGCTCGAAATGTTTAAGATGCAAAAGTTGTGGAACTGAAAATATAACAAAATTTGTGGGAAACTTGCCATTATGTTTAACCTGTCTAAAGCTCaggaaaaaaggaaatttctgtCCACTTTGTCAAAAATGTTATTATGAAAATGATTTCTGTTCAAAGGTGAGTAAGAGAATAATTCGAAGTAGAACTTTCTGATAATAATGCTCGATAATTACAGATGATGGAATGTGCTAATTGCAATAAATGGGTTCACTCAAAGTGCGAAGGATTGTTGGAGGAGCAATATCAGATATTGAGTCTTCTTCCAGAATCCATCGAATATATTTGTAAGTTGTGCTCAAAGAATGAAATTCCTTTGTGGCGTAAAGCAGTGGACTCCGAATTGAAAACCAGTTTCAATAACGTTCTTCGAATGCTTAGTAAGAATAAAGTAGCCAGAGATCTCCTCAAATGGAGCCCTTTAAACAACAGTACTTCATCCCATAAAGCAATAACAtcaatcaaaaaaattcagttcgACGATCATGATATTAGTACAGGTGTTGATATCCAAAACAACAATAATATAGAAATTGCATTTCCTTCCAAACAAGCAACTCAGAAAGCTACGAATATTCGGACCATGTtggatataaaaaataaattaaactcAAACGAATACCATTCTGTTCGCGAGTACGATCAGGAGATGGAAGAAGCCTTAACTCACACACAGTCTGAAGAGATAGTTAGCATCTATCGCTCCATATTACATAATGTTTTTCCATGGTATGAAAATTCAGAGAAGGAAGAAACTGAACATATTTCAGTGAgcaaaatcaaagagaaaagggaagaaatattcaatgataatattgaaataaattatttacCACAAATTGAATCATCATGTAACGATACTAGAGTGTGTGGTTTGTGCAAGGGCGTTGGAGATGGCTTGGGTGAGCAGGAATCTCGATTGTT carries:
- the LOC123322095 gene encoding adapter molecule Crk, which produces MAGSFDPEDKSSWYFGHMSRQEANDLLEAEREGGVFLVRDSSTCIGDFVLCVKEDSRVSHYIINKLQHDDRITYRIGDQDFPNLPELLAFYKLHYLDTTPLIRTASRRVEKVIAKYDFIGQDPDDLNFKKGDILTIVSKDEDQWWTAINSRGLKGSIPVPYVEKYVETQPSNDMARPNSGETSTQLQAEAAMKKNQIQRQLPAKARVKQGRVPNAYDQTQLKLEVGDIITVTHTNINGQWQGELNGKTGFFPFTHVEFLDSDNES